In one window of Nocardiopsis aegyptia DNA:
- the pstC gene encoding phosphate ABC transporter permease subunit PstC, whose amino-acid sequence MTTTDAPEAAPRPPAGRRRIGDTAFAGLARGSGLLILAILAGVAAFLIIQAWPSLSANTANFLTSNVWEANDRESPAFGVGMLAFGTVLAAAIALALATPIAIGIALFIVYYAPRKLASLLGYLVDLLAAIPSVVYGLWGIGFLAPQLVPVYQKMAEHLGWIPLFAGPASTSARTMLTAGIVLAVMILPIITAMSRDVFHQVPQGHREAALAMGATRWEMIRLAVLPFGKSGIVGGAMLGMGRALGETMAVAMILSPSLMMSFHLLQSGNQTIAAHIALQYPEATGYGVSALIAAGLVLFAITLAVNMGARYIVARGSKES is encoded by the coding sequence ATGACGACCACGGACGCGCCCGAGGCGGCCCCACGGCCGCCCGCGGGCCGGCGCCGGATCGGTGACACCGCCTTCGCCGGGCTCGCCCGAGGCTCGGGCCTGCTGATCCTGGCGATCCTCGCCGGGGTCGCCGCGTTCCTGATCATCCAGGCGTGGCCCTCCCTGTCCGCGAACACGGCCAACTTCCTCACCTCGAACGTGTGGGAGGCCAACGACCGGGAGTCGCCCGCCTTCGGCGTCGGCATGCTGGCGTTCGGCACCGTGCTCGCCGCCGCCATCGCCCTGGCGCTGGCCACTCCGATCGCCATCGGGATCGCGCTGTTCATCGTCTACTACGCCCCCCGCAAACTCGCGTCCCTGCTCGGGTACCTGGTGGACCTGCTCGCGGCGATCCCCAGCGTCGTCTACGGCCTGTGGGGCATCGGCTTCCTGGCGCCGCAGCTCGTGCCCGTCTACCAGAAGATGGCCGAGCACCTGGGCTGGATCCCGCTGTTCGCCGGGCCCGCCTCCACCTCCGCCCGCACGATGCTCACCGCCGGCATCGTGCTCGCGGTGATGATCCTGCCGATCATCACCGCGATGTCGCGCGACGTCTTCCACCAGGTGCCCCAGGGGCACCGCGAGGCCGCCCTGGCCATGGGGGCGACGCGCTGGGAGATGATCCGGCTGGCCGTCCTGCCGTTCGGCAAGTCGGGGATCGTCGGCGGCGCGATGCTCGGCATGGGACGCGCGCTCGGCGAGACGATGGCCGTGGCCATGATCCTCTCGCCCTCGCTGATGATGTCCTTCCACCTGCTGCAGAGCGGCAACCAGACCATCGCCGCGCACATCGCCCTCCAGTACCCGGAGGCGACCGGGTACGGGGTGTCCGCGCTGATCGCCGCGGGCCTGGTCCTGTTCGCGATCACCCTGGCCGTCAACATGGGCGCGCGCTACATCGTGGCGCGGGGCAGCAAGGAGTCCTGA
- the mshD gene encoding mycothiol synthase yields the protein MSTPLVTDDLAREPANDVLALAEAARRADGVAPLSEHTVLRVRHGAPSGSSRFHVITADDRVVGFAFVERVAGEPDSGEIVVDPAHRGRGHGKALLHSVHADAGPHGVRVWAHGRTPQAAAVAAADGWRPVRELHKMRMPLRDVPADAPGGPWAAPELPEPELRPDVAARVRVRPFVVGQDEQAWLAANARAFADHPEQGQLTLDDLLQREVEDWFDPHGFFLAATTDGSVAAFHWTKVHRDGAGLSDTEAVGEVYVVGVDPDWQGSGLGRALTLAGLRHLRDAGLPWVHLYVDGDNEAAVRLYESLGFGMWDTDVMYAPGE from the coding sequence ATGAGCACCCCGCTGGTCACCGACGACCTGGCCCGCGAGCCGGCCAACGACGTCCTGGCACTCGCCGAGGCCGCGCGACGCGCCGACGGCGTCGCCCCGCTGTCCGAGCACACCGTCCTGCGTGTGCGCCACGGCGCGCCCTCGGGCAGCAGCCGCTTCCACGTGATCACCGCCGACGACCGCGTCGTCGGCTTCGCGTTCGTCGAGCGCGTGGCCGGCGAGCCCGACTCGGGCGAGATCGTGGTCGACCCTGCCCACCGCGGCCGCGGCCACGGCAAGGCCCTGCTGCACTCCGTCCACGCCGACGCCGGTCCGCACGGTGTGCGCGTGTGGGCCCACGGCCGCACGCCCCAGGCGGCCGCCGTGGCCGCCGCCGACGGCTGGCGCCCGGTCCGCGAACTCCACAAGATGCGCATGCCGCTGCGCGACGTCCCCGCCGACGCGCCGGGCGGCCCCTGGGCCGCCCCGGAGCTGCCCGAACCTGAGCTGCGCCCGGACGTGGCCGCCCGGGTGCGCGTGCGGCCGTTCGTGGTCGGCCAGGACGAGCAGGCGTGGCTGGCCGCCAACGCCCGCGCGTTCGCCGACCACCCGGAACAGGGCCAGCTGACGCTGGACGACCTCCTCCAGCGCGAGGTGGAGGACTGGTTCGACCCGCACGGCTTCTTCCTCGCCGCCACCACCGACGGCTCGGTCGCCGCGTTCCACTGGACCAAGGTCCACCGGGACGGCGCCGGGCTCTCCGACACCGAGGCCGTCGGCGAGGTGTACGTGGTGGGCGTGGACCCCGACTGGCAGGGCAGCGGGCTGGGCCGCGCCCTGACGCTGGCCGGCCTGCGGCACCTGCGGGACGCCGGACTGCCGTGGGTGCACCTGTACGTCGACGGTGACAACGAGGCCGCGGTGCGCCTGTACGAGTCGCTCGGCTTCGGGATGTGGGACACCGACGTGATGTACGCCCCCGGCGAGTGA
- a CDS encoding winged helix-turn-helix transcriptional regulator translates to MSHLLLLTNSNEPSDHVLPALGLLLHSVRVAPAEAGALLASGATGNSNAPVDAILVDARTDLATARNFCRLLDTTGLDCPLLVVLTEGGVAALTPDWQVDDFILATAGPAEVEARLRLAVGSAEAGTDDPDEIRRGDLVIDEATYIARLRGRILDLTFKEFELLKFLAQHPGRVFTRAQLLQEVWGYDYFGGTRTIDVHVRRLRAKLGSEYESLIGTVRNVGYRFVPDPVAKAPQAASEAAEQLPAARTSEPSTS, encoded by the coding sequence ATGAGCCATCTGCTGCTACTGACGAACTCGAACGAACCGTCTGACCACGTGCTTCCTGCCCTGGGACTCCTCCTGCACTCCGTGCGGGTGGCTCCCGCGGAGGCGGGGGCACTCCTGGCGTCCGGTGCGACCGGGAACTCCAACGCGCCCGTTGACGCCATTCTGGTCGATGCGCGGACCGACCTGGCGACCGCCCGCAACTTCTGCCGCCTGCTGGACACCACGGGGCTGGACTGCCCGCTGCTGGTCGTCCTGACCGAGGGCGGCGTCGCCGCCCTCACACCCGACTGGCAGGTCGACGACTTCATCCTGGCCACCGCCGGACCCGCGGAGGTCGAGGCGCGGCTGCGCCTGGCCGTCGGTTCGGCCGAGGCCGGGACCGACGACCCCGACGAGATCCGCCGCGGCGACCTCGTCATCGACGAGGCGACCTACATCGCCCGCCTGCGCGGTCGGATCCTGGACCTGACCTTCAAGGAGTTCGAACTGCTCAAGTTCCTGGCCCAGCACCCGGGCCGGGTGTTCACCCGCGCCCAACTGCTCCAGGAGGTGTGGGGCTACGACTACTTCGGCGGCACCCGCACCATCGACGTCCACGTCCGGCGCCTGCGTGCCAAGCTCGGCTCGGAGTACGAGTCGCTGATCGGCACGGTGCGCAACGTCGGCTACCGGTTCGTGCCCGACCCGGTCGCCAAGGCGCCGCAGGCCGCGTCCGAGGCCGCCGAGCAGCTTCCGGCCGCCCGGACCTCGGAGCCCAGCACGTCCTAG
- a CDS encoding MoaD/ThiS family protein has product MAKCTIRYWAAAKEAAGTAEDLVDADTLGAALDAACLLHPDDRFLRVLRASSLLVDERPVGRRPHDEVAVAGGTVIEVLPPFAGG; this is encoded by the coding sequence ATGGCGAAGTGCACTATCAGGTACTGGGCAGCGGCCAAGGAAGCGGCGGGAACCGCCGAGGACCTGGTCGATGCCGACACCCTCGGCGCGGCTCTCGACGCCGCGTGTCTGCTCCATCCCGACGACCGGTTCCTGCGCGTACTCAGGGCTTCGTCGCTTCTCGTGGACGAGCGCCCGGTCGGCAGGAGACCGCACGACGAAGTCGCGGTGGCCGGCGGGACTGTGATCGAGGTCCTACCGCCGTTCGCCGGCGGGTGA
- a CDS encoding glutaredoxin family protein, producing the protein MSETPEWAGRARVVMLGKPGCHLCEDAWTVVERVTDQLGVSRAEVDLNGVAAADREEYWDKIPVTFVDGRQHDFWRVGEARLRAALEG; encoded by the coding sequence ATGAGTGAAACCCCCGAGTGGGCGGGGCGTGCGCGCGTGGTGATGCTGGGCAAGCCCGGCTGCCACCTGTGCGAGGACGCGTGGACCGTGGTGGAGCGGGTGACGGACCAGCTCGGGGTCAGCAGGGCCGAGGTCGACCTGAACGGGGTGGCCGCGGCCGACCGGGAGGAGTACTGGGACAAGATCCCGGTGACCTTCGTGGACGGCCGGCAGCACGACTTCTGGCGGGTCGGAGAGGCACGGCTGCGCGCGGCCCTGGAGGGCTGA
- a CDS encoding redox-sensing transcriptional repressor Rex produces the protein MTSRPPRPRERGIPEATVARLPVYLRALQALQDRGTLTVSSEHLASIAGVNSAKLRKDLSHLGSYGTRGVGYEVEYLVYQISRELGLTQDWSVAIVGIGNLGRALANYGGFGTRGFRIAGLLDADPSVVGKTVASLDVRHIDNLEDVVRSKGVSIGVIATPATSAQGVASRFVEAGVTSILNFAPVVLNVPEGVDVRKVDLSIELQILAFHAQRRADGDSGRGVDRAGLELT, from the coding sequence GTGACAAGCCGCCCACCCCGGCCCCGGGAGAGGGGAATCCCCGAGGCCACCGTCGCCCGGCTCCCCGTCTACCTGCGCGCACTGCAGGCGCTCCAGGACCGTGGCACGCTCACGGTCTCCTCGGAGCACCTCGCCTCGATCGCCGGCGTGAACTCCGCCAAGCTCCGCAAGGACCTCTCCCACCTCGGCTCCTACGGCACGCGAGGGGTCGGCTACGAGGTCGAGTACCTCGTCTACCAGATCTCACGTGAGCTTGGTCTCACCCAGGACTGGTCGGTCGCCATCGTCGGGATCGGCAACCTGGGCCGCGCTCTGGCCAACTACGGGGGATTCGGCACGCGCGGGTTCCGCATCGCGGGCCTGCTCGACGCCGACCCCTCCGTGGTCGGGAAGACCGTGGCGTCGCTCGACGTCAGGCATATTGACAACCTGGAGGACGTTGTCAGGTCGAAGGGCGTGTCGATCGGGGTCATCGCCACACCGGCGACCTCCGCCCAGGGCGTGGCGAGCCGCTTCGTCGAGGCGGGGGTGACCAGCATCCTCAACTTCGCCCCGGTCGTGCTGAATGTGCCGGAGGGAGTCGATGTGCGTAAGGTCGACTTGTCCATCGAACTCCAGATCCTCGCCTTCCACGCCCAGCGCAGGGCCGACGGCGACAGCGGACGGGGCGTGGACCGGGCGGGGCTGGAACTGACGTGA
- a CDS encoding glutamyl-tRNA reductase, giving the protein MSVLAVGLSHRSSPVALLERVALNGETRTRAVGEMVASESVHEAMVVSTCNRTEVYADVSAFHGGVAAITELLSWHTGVALGELSDHLYVHYEDRAVQHLFSVTCGLDSMVVGEGQILGQVRDALKLGQETGTVGRVLNDLGQRALRVGKRAHTETHLDHAGADMVSFGLEHALAYLRPRPADAGPAPTVGQTAPVAGAVPPAACPMSGAGATDPEAAAATGGPNGLDGSAKASSGPLAGLRVLVLGAGSMSALSANTVARQGARTVIVANRTMERAARLAECLTEAYDTVGSRAVPFADAADVLPEVDLVISCTGAQGLVLTAEAVAAADTARTTPLVFLDLALPHDIDPAVRDLPHVDLVDIEALRQATAATRDHESGRSGALTVVREIVDEEVTEFRTVRRANEVTPTVVALRAQAKDVVEAELSRLHGRLPADLDDRAREEITRAMRRVADKLLHRPTVRVKELAAAPDGESYEAALRELFDLDPKTPEALSSPARPTTAAEAAQEQV; this is encoded by the coding sequence ATGAGTGTCCTGGCCGTGGGGTTGAGCCACCGGAGTTCGCCGGTGGCGCTGCTCGAGCGCGTCGCTCTGAACGGTGAGACCCGGACCAGGGCGGTCGGCGAGATGGTCGCGTCCGAGTCCGTCCACGAGGCGATGGTCGTCTCCACATGCAACCGGACCGAGGTCTACGCCGACGTCTCCGCCTTCCACGGCGGCGTCGCGGCCATCACCGAACTCCTGTCGTGGCACACCGGCGTCGCCCTCGGCGAGCTGTCCGACCACCTCTACGTGCACTACGAGGACCGCGCGGTCCAGCACCTGTTCTCCGTCACCTGCGGCCTCGACTCCATGGTCGTCGGCGAGGGCCAGATCCTCGGCCAGGTCCGCGACGCCCTCAAGCTCGGCCAGGAGACCGGAACGGTCGGCCGCGTCCTCAACGACCTGGGACAGCGCGCCCTGCGGGTCGGCAAGCGCGCCCACACCGAGACCCACCTGGACCACGCGGGCGCCGACATGGTCAGCTTCGGCCTGGAGCACGCCCTCGCGTACCTGCGGCCGCGCCCGGCCGACGCCGGACCCGCTCCCACGGTCGGCCAGACCGCACCCGTGGCCGGCGCCGTCCCGCCCGCGGCCTGCCCCATGTCCGGAGCCGGGGCCACGGACCCGGAGGCCGCCGCGGCCACCGGCGGCCCGAACGGCCTCGACGGCTCCGCCAAGGCCTCCTCCGGCCCGCTGGCCGGACTGCGCGTCCTCGTCCTGGGCGCCGGATCGATGAGCGCGCTGTCCGCCAACACCGTCGCCCGCCAGGGCGCGCGGACGGTCATCGTGGCCAACCGCACGATGGAGCGCGCCGCCCGCCTGGCCGAGTGCCTCACCGAGGCCTACGACACGGTCGGCTCCCGCGCCGTCCCCTTCGCCGACGCGGCCGACGTCCTGCCCGAGGTCGACCTCGTCATCTCCTGCACCGGCGCCCAGGGCCTCGTCCTCACCGCCGAGGCCGTGGCCGCGGCCGACACCGCGCGCACGACGCCGCTGGTCTTCCTCGACCTGGCCCTGCCGCACGACATCGACCCGGCCGTGCGCGACCTCCCGCACGTGGACCTGGTCGACATCGAGGCCCTGCGCCAGGCCACCGCCGCCACCCGCGACCACGAGTCCGGCCGCTCCGGCGCCCTCACCGTCGTCCGCGAGATCGTCGACGAGGAGGTCACCGAGTTCCGCACGGTCCGCCGCGCCAACGAGGTCACCCCGACCGTCGTCGCCCTGCGCGCCCAGGCCAAGGACGTCGTCGAGGCCGAGCTGTCCCGGCTGCACGGCCGCCTGCCCGCCGACCTCGACGACCGCGCCCGCGAGGAGATCACCCGGGCCATGCGCCGCGTCGCCGACAAGCTCCTGCACCGGCCCACGGTGCGGGTCAAGGAACTGGCCGCGGCGCCCGACGGCGAGTCCTACGAGGCCGCGCTGCGCGAACTCTTCGACCTCGACCCCAAGACGCCGGAGGCCCTGTCCTCGCCCGCGCGTCCCACCACCGCGGCCGAGGCCGCACAGGAGCAGGTATGA
- the hemC gene encoding hydroxymethylbilane synthase, with protein MTANPAGGTPARLGTRRSTMATTQSRMVADAITERTGRPIELELITSFGDVTKAHLTQLGGTGVFVNALRDELVAGTIDFAVHSLKDLPTVPADGLVLAAIPERDDPRDALCARDGLTFERLPAGARIGTGSPRRVAQLAALRPDLVYVPIRGNAETRLGKVTSGELDAVVLAHAGLGRVGRRDAVTDVFDADRMLPAPGQGALAVECTAKRREDDLGYLASVDHAPTRVAVVAERTVLSVLEGGCAAPVGAFAEYADGRLRLRAAVVATDGTAAVRGDRTADLASAHDLDAAVALGRDLAREMIGEGADRIVAAAFAERDTP; from the coding sequence ATGACCGCGAATCCCGCCGGCGGCACCCCGGCCAGGCTCGGCACCCGCCGCAGCACCATGGCCACCACCCAGTCCCGGATGGTCGCCGACGCGATCACCGAGCGCACCGGGCGCCCGATCGAGCTGGAGCTCATCACGAGCTTCGGCGATGTCACCAAGGCGCACCTGACCCAGCTCGGCGGCACCGGCGTGTTCGTCAACGCCCTGCGCGACGAGCTGGTGGCCGGCACGATCGACTTCGCCGTCCACTCCCTCAAGGACCTGCCGACCGTCCCCGCGGACGGCCTCGTCCTGGCGGCCATCCCCGAGCGCGACGACCCCCGCGACGCCCTGTGCGCCCGCGACGGCCTCACGTTCGAGCGGCTGCCCGCCGGCGCGAGGATCGGCACGGGCTCCCCGCGCCGCGTCGCCCAGCTCGCGGCCCTGCGCCCCGACCTCGTCTACGTCCCCATCCGCGGCAACGCGGAGACCCGCCTGGGCAAGGTGACCTCCGGTGAGCTGGACGCCGTCGTCCTCGCCCACGCCGGACTCGGCCGGGTGGGCCGCAGGGACGCCGTCACCGACGTCTTCGACGCCGACCGCATGCTGCCCGCCCCGGGCCAGGGCGCACTGGCCGTGGAGTGCACGGCCAAGCGCCGCGAGGACGACCTGGGCTACCTGGCCTCCGTCGACCACGCGCCCACCCGCGTCGCCGTCGTCGCCGAGCGCACCGTGCTGTCCGTGCTGGAGGGCGGCTGCGCCGCCCCCGTCGGCGCCTTCGCCGAGTACGCCGACGGCCGGCTGCGCCTGCGCGCCGCCGTGGTCGCCACCGACGGCACCGCCGCCGTCCGGGGCGACCGCACCGCGGACCTCGCCTCCGCCCACGACCTGGACGCGGCCGTCGCGCTCGGCCGGGACCTGGCCCGGGAGATGATCGGCGAGGGCGCCGACCGCATCGTCGCCGCGGCCTTCGCGGAGAGGGACACACCCTAG